AGGTTCACGACCGAGAGAAGCAAGGACTCATTACCTTTCTGATCGAGGTGGCCAAGCAGAGGGGAGAGTCGGCTTACATGGAGGGAATGGATGTTCGATGGGCGGCCGCGCACCGATTCGACGCCGCTCGCCTCTATCTGCTGGCCCTGGAGAAAGGCGTCGCGGGTGGGCGTTACCATGCGGTCGCTGAAGAAGGTGTTCCGCTCCGCGAGATTGCAGAGATTGTTGGCCAGCGGCTCGGCATTCCGGTGGTCGCCAAAAAGCCCGAGGAGGCCCCGGCGCACTTTGGCTTTTGGAGCCACTTCATGGGCCTTAATCTGCGAGGATCGAGTGAGCTAACGCGGGCGCGGCTGGGATGGTCACCCACTGGGCCCGACCTCCTCGACGACCTTCGCCACGCCACCAATCTTGAGCTTAGCTAGCCCTTTCGGCTGACCATCTCGGTAATCCAGATCGGCGCAAATGGCGAGACGCATCCTTTCGAGACCGGATAGTCTTTGAATGCGCCGATCTTCTCGCCAATGGCAATCGCCCGTTCGCGATATTGCGGAAATTCGATGCCGATGGAGGCCAGGCAGTAGTTCATGATCCATTGGAGGGGTTCGGGCGCAGCGCCCATCTCCTTCTCGATGCGGTCCATTAGGGCGGGCAGGTCGAGGCCGTCCGGGCTTTTCAGCACCCGCTCGGTGGTGAGGCTCCAACCTCCGCGGGCGGCCATCAGGTTATCGTCGGCCATCCATTTGACGCGCAGCGATTCCTTTTCGGGATGAGCCTTCACAATGTTGGTGTTGAAGGCGTCGGACACTCCCTTGGAGGGAACCATGCGTTGCATTCGGTCGATCTCATCGGCGGAGAATTTCTTGGCGCTCATGATGTAGCACGCCAGGATCATGGCCTCGTAGTTGCCGTTCGCCCAGAGCTCAAGGCCCAGGGCCTGATCGCTTTTGATCTCCTTGGCCAAGGCGCGAATATCGCCCATCTTGGCTCCGAACTGCTTCTCGCCCGCACCGCCGTAGCGGGCATTGGTGGCGCGACCTTTCTCGCTGCCAAAGCTCTCAAGGCGGGCCATCACTTCATCGTGCGTCATGCCGCGATTCTACCAGGGCAAATAGCCGCCGCGAAGCACGGCGGCCGTCATGGCTAGCTGGCCTTCGCTACTTTCACTTCGCCGTTGTGGAGGAAGCACGCTCGGTCGAAAAGCGCGAGGTCGAGCGGATTCGGCAGGCGCACATCGTCGAAGTCAGGTAAAGCCTTTTGCATTGGGTCAAAGTGTCGGTCAATCTGAGAAATGAAGACGAGCACTAATCCCTTGGACTGGGCGAAGGCGCGAAGCGATCGGACCTGCGAAAGCAGATCGGGTGTCTCCCGCTTCTGGTCGAGCAGTTGAAGGTAGTCGACGACGGCCAAGGTTCCTGGTGCCGCCGACGACAAACGCGCAGCGATATGGTCGGCGCAAATGGCGTCCGATCCGTCGAACTCGAACCGATCTTTGAATTCAGTTGGGTCCACGTTGATGGACCTAAACCTGTCAAGGCACTCCTGCTCGGTGTATTCGAGCGAAAAGAAGAAGCTGTGGTGTCCGGCGCTAATTGCCTCGATGGCTAGCTGGAGCCCAAGCAAGGTTTTGCCTTGTCCGGGTCGAGCCGCCAGGAGCAGCAGACTTCCCGGCTGTAGTTGGCCATAGATCCGGCTTGCGGGAGACTGCGCCGCGTGTTGGGCAGCCAAGAGGCTCCAACTGGCCAATCCTTCTTCGACGGCGATGCGATCGAGAGCTTCGTGGAGGGGAATGTTTTCATTGCGCGACAGCGTTTTGGCCTTGCGCTTGAGGCTGAAAATAGGTTTGCTTAGTTTCATTGTTAGAACTTTGGTTTTCGCAAGCGCTGGTCGCAATCCCTCCTTATGCGTTCGCTTGCCGCGTCCGTTCTACCAACGAATTCAGCCCGACATGAAGAATGCTTTCCCGGTGGAGGGGGGAGGCGAGGGCATCACCTGGATCACTTTACCACGATGCCCTGACAAAACTTCGGGGACAGGTTTTACGCAAACCGTTGTGCAGCCTTTGGTGTCTCAAAATTTCTAACAATATTTCCATTTGGCTATAACGATTTTCAAATTTCTATACTATAATTCCCTTACGCAGGCTCCTGGGCGTCGGCTCGGGCAAAGCAAATCTTCTTTTGACCTAGGTTCGATAAATAGAGAGAAACATGCGCTGAATGCACAACGCGTTGCACAAGCGCTGATCGAGCAAAAGGTCTAAGGAAGAAGCGGTCTGCACATCGACGAACGAACGTCGGGCAACGAGGCAACATGGCGAAGAAGCCAGTATCGATAAGGGATGTCGCAACGCAGGCGGGAGTGTCTATTGGCACCGTGTCCCACGTGCTGAACGGGAACACCAAAGCCCGTATTTCCAAGGTCACGCAAGACCGAATCCGCTCGGCGGCCAAAGAGCTTGGCTACCGACCCAACCAACTGGCTCGCTCTCTGTGGCGTGGCAAGACCGATACGATCGGCCTCCTCATTTCCGGTTTCCGAAACCCATTCTTCGTCGATGTGGTGGAGTCGGCCGAAAGCGCCGTCCTCGCTTGTGGATATCGGGTGCAGTCGGCCTCGGCGCCGAGCGCGCATGGAACCTTCCGAGCCCATGCCGACGTCTTCAACTGGCCAGTCGATGGAGTCATTATGTGGGCCGACGCCGGGCAAACTTTGGCGACCTACATGGGTCCCCGCGCGGCGCAAACGCCAGTCGTCTACATCGGCTCGATCCGAACGGACGACACCGACTGGATCGGCTTTGACAGCTACGGCGGAGGTCGGCTCCTTACCGAACACCTGGTGGCCAAGGGTTACCGAAAGATCGCATATGCGTACCCCGCCGACTGGCAGCCAGGGCATGAGGACGTCCGCTTCCTAGCCTTTCGCGATGTCTGCTCCGAGGCAGGAATCACGCCGAGGACGCTTTTGACCGCCAACCGCGACGAGACGTGCTCGGCAGGTCTGGACCTTGGTCTGGCCATTGCCCGCATGCGTCCTTCCGACCGTCCGGACGCGGTCTTTTGCCACAACGACACCATCGCCATGGGCGTATACAGTGGGCTTCGGCGCGCTGGTCTACGCGTTCCCGACGACGTGGCGGTAGCCGGTTGCGACGGCATCGAGTTTGCCCAATGCTTAGAGGCTCCTCTCACCACTATCCGCATCCCCGGCGAGAAGATCGCCGAGCAAGCGATGCACGTCCTCAACACACGCCTCAAGAGCGAGGCCAAGCCGGCACAACGCGTCCAAACGATTTTGCCAACTGAACTATGGGTGGGCGGTACCACCTAAATCCTTTCATCGAAGAGAATAATCATGAGAAATCATTCCAATCGAGCCTTTACGCTCATCGAACTCCTTGTCGTTATCGCGATCATCGCGATTTTGGCGGCAATTCTGTTCCCCGTTTTCGCCCAGGCCAAGGTCGCGGCAAAGAAGACGGCGGACCTCTCCAACCTCAAGCAGTTAGGCTTGGCGGGCTATATGTACTCCGCCGACAACGACGACTACTTCCCCGGTACTGCGATCATGAGCACCACCGAATGGTGGGTTGCCCCGGGCACAGACCTTGCGCTCGGATGGATGGATCCGACGGCGCCGCAGAACTGGGCCAAGTCGCTCTTCCCGTACG
The sequence above is a segment of the Armatimonadota bacterium genome. Coding sequences within it:
- a CDS encoding LacI family DNA-binding transcriptional regulator is translated as MAKKPVSIRDVATQAGVSIGTVSHVLNGNTKARISKVTQDRIRSAAKELGYRPNQLARSLWRGKTDTIGLLISGFRNPFFVDVVESAESAVLACGYRVQSASAPSAHGTFRAHADVFNWPVDGVIMWADAGQTLATYMGPRAAQTPVVYIGSIRTDDTDWIGFDSYGGGRLLTEHLVAKGYRKIAYAYPADWQPGHEDVRFLAFRDVCSEAGITPRTLLTANRDETCSAGLDLGLAIARMRPSDRPDAVFCHNDTIAMGVYSGLRRAGLRVPDDVAVAGCDGIEFAQCLEAPLTTIRIPGEKIAEQAMHVLNTRLKSEAKPAQRVQTILPTELWVGGTT
- a CDS encoding AAA family ATPase, with the protein product MKLSKPIFSLKRKAKTLSRNENIPLHEALDRIAVEEGLASWSLLAAQHAAQSPASRIYGQLQPGSLLLLAARPGQGKTLLGLQLAIEAISAGHHSFFFSLEYTEQECLDRFRSINVDPTEFKDRFEFDGSDAICADHIAARLSSAAPGTLAVVDYLQLLDQKRETPDLLSQVRSLRAFAQSKGLVLVFISQIDRHFDPMQKALPDFDDVRLPNPLDLALFDRACFLHNGEVKVAKAS
- a CDS encoding DNA alkylation repair protein: MTHDEVMARLESFGSEKGRATNARYGGAGEKQFGAKMGDIRALAKEIKSDQALGLELWANGNYEAMILACYIMSAKKFSADEIDRMQRMVPSKGVSDAFNTNIVKAHPEKESLRVKWMADDNLMAARGGWSLTTERVLKSPDGLDLPALMDRIEKEMGAAPEPLQWIMNYCLASIGIEFPQYRERAIAIGEKIGAFKDYPVSKGCVSPFAPIWITEMVSRKG